A single window of Cellulomonas sp. NTE-D12 DNA harbors:
- a CDS encoding R3H domain-containing nucleic acid-binding protein — MNDVTTTPDVSGGADQLKRLEEEGEIAADYLEELLDIADLGGDIDIDVEHGRAAVEIVAEDSADRSLGRLVGRDGEVLEALQELTRLAVQTKTGDRSRLMLDIAGYRAGRRAELVAIAEEAIGRVHASGAPVALEPMNPFERKVVHDAVAAAGLLSDSDGEEPNRFVVVRPA, encoded by the coding sequence ATGAACGACGTGACGACCACACCCGACGTGTCCGGCGGGGCCGACCAGCTCAAGCGCCTCGAGGAGGAGGGGGAGATCGCAGCCGACTACCTCGAGGAGCTGCTCGACATCGCGGATCTCGGTGGAGACATCGACATCGACGTGGAGCACGGGCGCGCCGCGGTGGAGATCGTGGCCGAGGACAGTGCCGACCGGTCGCTCGGACGGCTCGTCGGTCGGGACGGCGAGGTCCTCGAGGCGTTGCAGGAGCTGACGCGGCTGGCTGTCCAGACGAAGACCGGCGACCGCAGCCGGCTGATGCTGGACATCGCCGGCTACCGGGCCGGTCGGCGTGCCGAGCTCGTCGCCATCGCCGAGGAGGCCATCGGCCGGGTTCACGCGAGCGGAGCACCCGTTGCGTTGGAGCCGATGAACCCCTTCGAGCGCAAGGTGGTGCACGACGCTGTCGCCGCCGCAGGGCTGCTGAGCGACTCGGACGGCGAGGAGCCCAACCGGTTCGTCGTGGTGCGGCCCGCGTAG